ACCACCAGCCGGGGCTCGTCCGAGTCCAGCAGCCCGGAGCGGCGCAGCTCCACGGGGAGCGAGTCACCGTACCCCCAGAGATCCTCCTCCGTCGTCCACGGCCCGAGCTGCACCCGGCGCGCTTGCACTCCGAGTACGGCGAGGTTGCCGAGCCATCTCCGCGCCACCTGCTCCAGCAGCTCCGTGGAGGCGTCATAGAGGATCAGGCTCCCCAGCTCCTCTCGGAGGCTCGCGCACGCGAGCAGCTGTTCAAGCGGAGCCGGGAGCAAGCTCGAGGGCTTTGTCGACGAGCGTGTCATCCGTCTTGCTCCACACGGCGGCATCCCGCTGCGCTCCACTCTTGCGCCGGTGAGCCAGCGCCAGCGGAGCCACCTTCCGGATGTCCTCCACCGAGACCACGTTCCTGCCCTCGAGCGCCGCCATCGCCCGCGCGGCTCGCGCCAGCACCAGCTCGGCGCGGTGTCCCTCCACCACGAGCGCCTGGGCCGCGCGGACGCACGCCTCCGCGAGCTTGCGGGGCAGCTGGACCTGAGGCAGGCGCTCCTGCGCCTTCAGGAGCCGTTCACGGCATGCGGAATCCTGCTGCTCCGCCTTGCTTCGTAGCGCCTCATCCTCCATCCCCAGCACCTGTTCGAGGATCCGCGCGCGCACCTCCGGCTCCGTTTCCGCCTGCACAGCCACCATGAGCCCGAAGCGGTCCAGCAGCTGCGGGCGCAGCGTGCCTTCCTCGGGGTTCATCGTCCCCACGAGGACGAACTGGAGGTGCTTCGTCTGGTTCAGCCCTTCCCGCTGTACGACGAGCATCCCCGTGGAGGTGACATCCAGGATGATGTTGACGATGTGGTCGTCCAGCAGGTTGACCTCATCCACGTAGAGCAGCCCACCGTTGGCCTCCTCCAGCAGTCCGGGCTGGAAGACGGTCCTTCCTTCGATGAGCTCCTTGATCTGCCAGCCGCCCACCACCCGATCCTCGGTGGCGTTGATGGGCAGGTTCACCATGGGTTGTTGCTTGCCGCCCATGGCCATGCGGGCGAAGGCGCGGACCGCGGTCGTCTTGCCGGTGCCCCGCTCGCCGCTGAGCAGCACTCCGCCGATGCGCCGCTCCACGAAGCACAGCTCCAGCGCGCGCTTGAGCTCGGCCTGCCCGACGATGGCGCTGTAGGGCATCTGGGGAGAAGACCTGGACGAGGCCGGCCCGGCGGACGCGGTCCCCTCACCGTCTTCATCGAACATGACCGTCATGGGGTTTCCTTCCTATCAACCTTACCCTCCGCCAGTCCGGCCAGGGTCCCGAGGGTTGCGTGGTGAAGTCCCAGCCCCCAGAGGAAGGCCGTGGCGCGTGCGGCCCAGCCGCCCCACGTCAGATCATTGGCCCACAGGGACAAGATGCCCAGCAAGCTCGCGCCGATGCCCACCACGAGCGAGACTCCCAGATCGACTGACCACCGCAACCGGGTGACGGACCGGAACTCCAGTGGCCCCGTGACCAGCCCTTCAAGGATCCCAGGCGCTCTCGCGGAGAGCGCGGGCGCCAACGCGGCCAGGCTGGGCTGGACCGGTTGGGGCGGCAAGGGTGCAGCCCGGTCCCTGGGAGGGGAGAACACCTCCTGGAGTTCCCGGCGAATCTCCCCGTACGCCGCGTTGGCGTCGGAGAGCTTGTCCTCCTGGACCTGGCGCAGGACGTCCTGCAGCTTGGACCTCAGAGTGTCGACCTGGGACTTGCGCGCGGTCCTCTCCTCCAGCTTGAACTCACGCAGCAGGTGGTCGACCCGCTTCCTCAGGTTCGGGAGCTCGTCCAGCAGTGCTCGGGCTCCCTCTCTCAGGAACAGTCGGTGCGCGCGCGTATAGGCCTGGAAGGCGGTCTCCAGGCTTGCGGTCTGCGAGCGCGCCGTGTCCAGCTCCGCCAGCACCCGGTCACGTAGCGACTCCCAGGGCTCCTTCGGGAACCCCTGGGGAGCCTCCTTGGGAAGCTGGGAGTTCAGCTGCAGCACGAGCAGCTGGAGGTATGCGCCACGAGCCTGCTCGTACGGCTCGAAGGCCTTCTGGGTTTCGTTGGCGGCGACGTGCTGGAGCGCCGTCTCGAGGAGGGGGGAGACCTCCGCGTCGAGCCTCGAGCCAAAGGGAGAGTCCCGGTGTTTCTTCACTTCGTCCTGGAGCTTCTCGATGACCGCCTTCAGCTCGTTGCGCACGGCCTCGGCGATGGCCTCGGGCACCTGCATCAGCTCTTTACGGGTCTGCTCCAGCTCCTCCGCCCTGGCGTGGACGCTCAGGAGCCGCGTCTCCGCCTGGGTGAGCCTTGGGGCATAGGCCTCCTGCAGCTTGAACGGGCGTACCTCCCGGACCTGCCGCCGGATCTCCACCCACACCGGAAACAGATCCCGCTTCTGCTGGAGCACGAGCTGGCGCGTACTCGCCTCGGCGGGCTTGAGGCCTCCGGTCACCAGCCCGGTGTTCAGCCGGTCCGCCTCGTTCAGCACTCCCGAGAGCACCCGGCGCTCCTGGGCATCGAGCGGCTCCCAGGCCTGGGTTTCATGCTCCAGTTCCCGACGCAGCAGGAGGATGCCGTGCTGGAGCTCCAGGCGAGGCCGAAAGTGCTGAGCCACCCAGCGCAGCAGCCCCGAGAGGAGGATGCCCAGCCAGATGAAGACGAGCGGGACACCCCAGGGTTCCTTGAGGAACACGCGAAGCTCCTGCTCCACCGCCGGAGCGCCCGGGCTCTGGAGGTACAGCGTGCCCTTGTACTCACCCGCACCCTCCAGACCCGCCAGCTCGATCCGGGCTTCCGTGGGAGCTCCGCCTGGCAGCGTGAGGCGCGGGGGGGCCTTCAGCGTCACGGGGGCCTGGAACTGCAGGGCGTCTCGGGAGACGCGGGTCATGGGTCCCAGCTGGAAACCCACGGAGAGATCCTGGTCCGCGGTGGAGCCGACGGTGAGCGCCACGGTGGCCTCGCTGGGGGAGAACACGCTGGCGGTCGTCGCCACTGGCAGCACCTGCTTCACCACCGGGATGGGCTGGGGAGCCCGGGAGACGGAGAGCGGCACTCGCTGCAGCTCGTCTCCGTAGAGCAGGAAGATGTCTCCCGTGTACGTCCCGGCCAGGGGGAGCTCGGCCGTTACCGTCACGATCACGCTCCCGAGCGCGGCGACGGGTACCGGGGAGTCCGAGCCCTTGCCGGCAAGGTCCCACTGGACCTTCTGGAGCTTCCCGGTGGGATCCCGAAGCGGCGTGACGACGACCTTCAGGGCGTTCACGGGAGTGTTGGAGGTGGACTGGATCTGCAGCGACCAGTTCAGCTTCGGTTCGGCGAGGGAGAGTTCGACACCCTCGGAGCCGTGAGAGCCCAAGACTTCCAGTGCGGGCTGGGCGGGGGCGGCCGCTGCGATTGCTGACATCAGGCCCAGCATCAGCAGGCCCAGTCCCGTGAGTGTTCTCCCAGGCGGCATCGTTCCTCCGTCAGTTGAATACCACAGGGGTGCGTGGCGGAGTCCCGAAGAGAAGGGGGTGTGCTCGGACAAGCCTGGCGGTTCGCCCGGAGCGCGCTTGGGAGAGAGCCGTCAATGGCTCAGGAACGCTGGAGGCCGTGGTCCGAGGGAGAGCGGGACGCCGGGGCGGGCGGACCCGTCAGCGACGGGGGGACCCGCCCCGCAGCGAGGGGCCCGCGACCTGTGTCCCCAGAATGTGGGTCCATGAGCCGACCCGTCCCACTCCCGTCGGACCTACCGCACGTCCGAGGCGGGCATGAAGAGCACGCGCCCACCAGAGCGGCGCTGCTGCGCGTGAGCTTCCCCGCAGGAGGTGGGCGTGGGCTGGCGGTCCGGGGGAAGGCCATCGAGCCACACGCGGCAGAGGCCCGGCGGCGGCAGGCGGTCCGGTGGGACGCCGTTGAAGTCGACGGGCCCGTAATCGGTCGCGCCGACCTCTCCGGTCTGGAAGGAGCGGGAGGAGGTGGCCACGATCACCAGCCCGCCCGTGTCCCTCGCCGTCCGGTGCGCATACCCGCACGTCATGGGCGCGGGCTGCCGGTCGGGCGGGAGGCCTCGGTACCAGATACGACACAGGCCCTGCGGCGGGACGCGGTCCGGCGGGACGTGGAAGTTCGAGGTGGCCGGCGGCGGAGGCCCGGGCGGCGCGGGTGGCGGACGGTTCGGCGGGGGAGGGGGAGCCGGGTGCGGCGCCGGGGGGCGAGGCCGGCGTCCTTCCGCAGGCACCACGATGCAGCCCGTGGCGGCGAACAGCATTCCAATGAGCAGGAGGCGAGAGCTCTTCATGATGCGGTGAGGTTCTATCCGACCGCCGCGAGAGAGCCGTCAAGAAAGGGTGCTACATGCCTGGAGCAGTTTTCTTGCCCGATCGACGGCCACTGGTACCTTCCACAGGCTCATGACGGCGCGGAAAAAGTTCCTGATGGTGGCGGGGGTTCTGGCGGGGGCCCTGTCCCTGGCCTCCGTCGCCGACGCCCGGGGCTTCCGTCGCTACCTCTCGCTGCGGCAGGACGTGGAGTCGCTCCAGGAGCGCAACCGCACGCTGGCCGAGCAGAACGAGGCGCTGCGGCGCGAGATCAACGCGCTGCGCAAGGACCCCGAAGCCCTCGAGCGCGCCGCCCGCGAGGAGCTCGGCTACGTCAAGCCGGGCGAGATCGTCTTCCACCTGGAGGAGGAGCCATGAACGCGCTCTCGTCCATCCCGTTGATGCCCAAGGTCGTCCGCCACGTGGTGCGCTCGCTGCCCGCGGCGTCCGTCCTGCTGGTCTTCATCCACCTGGCGCGCAACGGGTTCCGGGGCCTGAACCGGCTGGGCTGGACCGAGGCCTGTCTGGTGCTCTTCCTGCTCGTGGGGCTGGGGCTGTCGGCGTGGAGGCGGCTGCGGCGCAGCGCGCTGGGCGCCCCGGTGGAGCTGAGGGACGACCTGGAGCTGGGCGGAGCCCTCATCGCCGCGGCCTTCATCGTGGTGGCCATCGCCGGCGGGGTGCTCTTCCCCATCGTCTACCTGCTGATGGCGTTCCTGGTGGCCTTCCTGCCGCGCAACGCCGGCCTGACGCTGCTGGGCGTGGCGCTGGTGTTCGACGGGCTCGTCACCCTGGGCGCGCCGAAGGGGGGCGGCTGGCCGTCGTTCCTCACGCACTCCCTGTTCCTGATGCTCTTCGCGGGCCTGTACCACATGGTGCTGTCCGCCCGGATCGCCGCCGCCCGCCACGCGGAGAACGACGCGGTGCAGAAGCGCATCAAGGAGGTGGAGGAGCGCGCCCGCACCTTCCGCCTCATCAGCTCCGGCACCCAGGACAGCTTCTCGGGGATGAACCAGGACGAGAAGTGGCTGGTGGCCTCGGTGAAGGAGATCGAGGGCGCGGTGGGCGCCGCGCTCGAGGTGGCCGAGACGGCCCTGCGCACCCATACCTGCGCGGCCTTCCTGCTCACCTCGGACGACAAGAGCCTGAAGCTGTATGACTGCCGCTCCACCTCCGAGCGCATCCAGCGCGAGCGCTTCAACGCGGGCGAGGGCATCATCGGCGGGGTGCTCAAGCGCCAGGCGCCGGTGCGGATGAACTCGCCGAACGGGCTCAAGGGCATCACCTACTACGACGGCGGCTCGCCGCAGGTGTCGGCGGTGCTGGCGGTGCCCATCCTCGAGGCGAGCGGGCTGGTGCGCGGCGTGCTGGTGGCGGACCGGGTGATGCACGAGCCGTTCTCCGATCAGGACGAGCGGCTGCTCACCACCATCGCCGGCGAGGTGCTGCGCGCGATGGAGGTGGAGCGGGTGATGACGTACATCCGCAAGAGCCGGGACGAGAAGGATCGGTTCTTCCGCGCCATCGAGGAGCTCAACCGCGCCGGCAGCCCGGAGCAGGTGTTCGTCGCGGTGCTGGAGAGCGCGCGGCAGATCGCCAGCCTGGACTTCTGCGCGGTGACGCTGGTGAGCGAGGTGGAGGGCAAGCGCGTCCACAAGGTGGCCCGGATGACGGGCGTCACGACGGCGGGCAAGGCGCTCGAGGGCCGCTCCTTCCCGGACAACAACGGGCTGGTGGCCAACGTGGTGCGCTACGGCGCGCCGCTGCCGGGCCGCGACATCAAGGCCATGGACCGCCAGGTCATCTTCGACGAGGAGACGCAGATCCGCGGCCTGGGCGCGCTGAAGATCTTCCCGCTCACGGCGGGGGACCGCATCCTCGGCACGCTGGTGGCCGGCTCTCGCAAGAAGGCGCTGGATCAGGACGTGCTGCGCATGCTGGAGGTGATGGCGATCCAGGCGGCGCAGGCGGTGCTCCGCGCGCAGCTCTTCGAGCAGATGGAGCGCATGGCCACCACGGACGGCCTCACCAGCCTGCTCAACCACCGCACCTTCCAGAGCAAGGCGGACGAGTACCTGGCGCAGTCCAAGCGCTACCAGCGCAAGGTGTCGCTCATCCTCACGGACATCGACCACTTCAAGAGCGTCAACGACACCTACGGTCACCCCACGGGCGACGCGGTGCTCCGAGGCGTGGCGAAGATCCTCCGCGACAAGGCGCGCGACACGGACATCGTCGCGCGCTACGGCGG
The sequence above is drawn from the Hyalangium gracile genome and encodes:
- a CDS encoding ATP-binding protein, giving the protein MTVMFDEDGEGTASAGPASSRSSPQMPYSAIVGQAELKRALELCFVERRIGGVLLSGERGTGKTTAVRAFARMAMGGKQQPMVNLPINATEDRVVGGWQIKELIEGRTVFQPGLLEEANGGLLYVDEVNLLDDHIVNIILDVTSTGMLVVQREGLNQTKHLQFVLVGTMNPEEGTLRPQLLDRFGLMVAVQAETEPEVRARILEQVLGMEDEALRSKAEQQDSACRERLLKAQERLPQVQLPRKLAEACVRAAQALVVEGHRAELVLARAARAMAALEGRNVVSVEDIRKVAPLALAHRRKSGAQRDAAVWSKTDDTLVDKALELAPGSA
- a CDS encoding FtsB family cell division protein, producing MTARKKFLMVAGVLAGALSLASVADARGFRRYLSLRQDVESLQERNRTLAEQNEALRREINALRKDPEALERAAREELGYVKPGEIVFHLEEEP
- a CDS encoding sensor domain-containing diguanylate cyclase → MNALSSIPLMPKVVRHVVRSLPAASVLLVFIHLARNGFRGLNRLGWTEACLVLFLLVGLGLSAWRRLRRSALGAPVELRDDLELGGALIAAAFIVVAIAGGVLFPIVYLLMAFLVAFLPRNAGLTLLGVALVFDGLVTLGAPKGGGWPSFLTHSLFLMLFAGLYHMVLSARIAAARHAENDAVQKRIKEVEERARTFRLISSGTQDSFSGMNQDEKWLVASVKEIEGAVGAALEVAETALRTHTCAAFLLTSDDKSLKLYDCRSTSERIQRERFNAGEGIIGGVLKRQAPVRMNSPNGLKGITYYDGGSPQVSAVLAVPILEASGLVRGVLVADRVMHEPFSDQDERLLTTIAGEVLRAMEVERVMTYIRKSRDEKDRFFRAIEELNRAGSPEQVFVAVLESARQIASLDFCAVTLVSEVEGKRVHKVARMTGVTTAGKALEGRSFPDNNGLVANVVRYGAPLPGRDIKAMDRQVIFDEETQIRGLGALKIFPLTAGDRILGTLVAGSRKKALDQDVLRMLEVMAIQAAQAVLRAQLFEQMERMATTDGLTSLLNHRTFQSKADEYLAQSKRYQRKVSLILTDIDHFKSVNDTYGHPTGDAVLRGVAKILRDKARDTDIVARYGGEEFAIIMPETDAKGALVIAERIREAVKAEVFQTELGPLKVTLSLGIATGPDYGYEKQQLIDLADQCLYHAKRHGRNQSVTVAQMQGGKKLQVAEAG